The genomic DNA CCTGTTCCCGAACCATCTGATTGCGGCTTATAGCAACTTTCGACTGTGGGAGAGCACGGGTTCGGTTATCGGCTATGTGATCAGTTCACAGCTTTGCACCTCCACCAAACTGGTGATTCTGATGTGCGTCATGCTGGTGGGTTGTGTGGGGTgagttttcaattttgaatAGCAGGTTGAAAAGTTAATAAACGTTTATCCTTCCAGCTACGGTCTGATTGAATACCGCGtctggcaaaagcaaaagaatcTGGAGATCATGCTGAGCGATTGATTGATTCTCAGATAgataaattgattgattgttgtAGTACTGCCGTTTTTCTTGCCAAGAAAATGTTGCCGCTTGTGATATTGCCAATAGTAAATAGATTTTATGATACATCAGCTTTAGGTTGTAGATAGGAATTCCAAGAATCGAAAGCGACAGCCAGCTGTTCCACAAATTTGCCTTATCAACTTTTTTGGGGTTGACCTTTTGAGGTCCACGTTCCCGCCCTGGGAGGTTGTTGAATGTCTGGCCATATGGCCATACATTTCAGCGTTTAAAATaacatacaaattaaattaaaaaacatttgtaatcgtaataatttgcatttatcagCGTATTATCAGTGAATTGTGCTATGCCAGCTTCGACTATAAATACCCAGCTACATTGTGTGCCCAGCCAACAGATCTTAGTTTGTCTTCAACAAGATGCAAGCTCTAAGgattcttctgctgctggcagtacTCTTGACGATTGCTCGTCGCGGGCAGGCAGAGTGCGACTCCTCGCATCCGGGCCGCTGGCAGTCGCCTACGGTTGTCAGGGTGGAGAGGGGACGCGATTGCGAATATCAGTGCATACATCATTGTCTCTACTCGAATGGTAACAACTGCCAGTGCGGACGCTTTGAGACGACATCCAGGGGAGCCTGTATGTGCTCGTGCATTTGTTAAGCGAATAAATGTTGCCTAGAACGctttttggctccagactgtgGGAGAGTTTCAGTCTTTTCAGTTGAATTTTTGGTTAAAAATCCAAATCCGACCCAAATCCcttaaataaaatcaacattttttaataatctgtttttattacaatcatttaaatatttgttcagttgtggctgttgttgttgtggtttgtTTTCTTGCTGTGTACCATTTTaatgtctttttttttgcttttctgttgtttcttttctcttgttcattattatttgttgtttcttttcatACATAGTTTTAGATCGCTACACGAATTGTCTTAGTCTAAACTGTTTTTGCTGGGCTTCCTTGCTAGTGTGTACtgccattaaattttcatagttttatgttttttgtttttatcttttgGGAGTTGACTAAACGCTAGGTAGAGGGCTCTATAAATTTGCTTATGAATGGGTGATCGAAATAAAATGAACCTTCGTATACGAGTTACATGTAAGAGAGAACGCATTAAATgcaagtatttatttttactcatCCAAAGACGagtttccttttccatttccatttcgttttccttttttcttccTTATGTATGTAGATCCATGCAGTTTTGgttgaaattgtttaaacatatcaattatttttaatcttTTATGCGTATTAAACgtgtcttttgttgttgtttgctttctgGAATGGcacttcaattaaaatttggCCTAAAAACTGCGCAAAGTCTGCTCGCGGGGGACATCACGACTAACTTTAGGCTATTTGGGATATGATTACGTTTAGATTATACATTTAGGTAtgcttaaatattcaattcGATTGGTTTCTCGGGGTTGTATGATAAATGCGATGACACATTATTACTTTACATGGCCTATGCTAAACTCTAAGAGGGGTGGGGGAGCGACTTACCACTAACACACataacacacacgcacacacattacaGCCagtcacacacatacacatacattaTAGCTATATACAGGGGGGGCGTGCTATATAcacgggctgctgctgctgctgctgcttctgctactGCTCCACCTTCGCCTAGACCATGCCCTTGGACATCATGCGCACAGTGTTCTTGAGTGCCTGCCGCTTGTTGCAGAACCAAATGCGTATAACCTCACGCTCGTAGCCCAGCTGATGGGCGAGGCCAGTGATCTCCGTGCCTGCAGATGGGATATAACATAATCAGTGCCTGCTTCGATGGTGGAAAAGTGTGTGCTTCGGTGAAAGTTACCACTCACCCGATGGATGCGTATTGCGCTCAAAGTGCGCATTGAGCAGCTCCAGGGCCTGCGGTGTGAAGGAGGTGCGCCGTTTGCGCTTCTTCGACGGCTCCACGCCAATGTAGTCCGTGAGATGATTCTGGCCGGACTTGTAACGGTTCCAGTGACTGCTTGAAGGCGAAACAAAAGCGAGAAAGAAATGACATTTAGTCAAGCTTCGCCTGGCGTGTGTGTTGACGTCGCGTTGGAACTGCCTCCATACTCTCACCTCTCTTCGGCCTCCTTCATCCAGCGCTCCAGCACTGGCTTGATCTTCTGCGCGCTCTTTGGTGTAATGTCCAGCTTCTCGAACCTGCGTTGTGGTTTTGAGTAGTGGTGGAGTTGGATTAGTGAGGGGAACTTGTAACTCAGTGCGAGCGGCTCTCTCTCGTACTCCTACTCGTACAAAGTAATGTAAAACGAAACGTAACTAAAGTGCCAGGACATTGTCAATTAGCattccttcttcttctttttttttttttttttttgtgtgggagAGTAAACTCCCTTTAGCCGATCTTTAGctttgttcatttgttcaaATTCTGAAACTCGAATTACCCTGCTCGTTGGCAATGCCCTGGGCCAAttctatttttaattttttttattttcttctttttttttgtttttttttgcaaataaagcgataaacaaaacgaaatataTGGCAAAAATGAATAGTTTATAATGAGAGCGATGCTGCGCTCTGGCACTTTAGTTAGGTTTctctttacacacacacacattcagtacacacacacacacacactcagagcATCAATGTCACACATAcatgttctgctgctgcgtcgaTAGTTGGGCGGCGTACATCTGCGCAGCGAGTGCACTGCTTGCATTCGATAGTTGACATTCGATAGTTGCGGGGGGGCGGGGCGACATTCGATTTCGTGTCGTTTTATGGTGgcggtgagagagagagagttagatAGAGTTGGCGTTTGATTcagaacaaaaaattaaaacaaatacaaataaaagaaacaaaattaaattttagcaTTCAATTTGTCGgtggtttctgttgctgttttgatataaattttctttttgtttttcgtttttcttgtgGTTAAAATTTTCGTCTTGGCTCGCTCGGTTAGAAAATGTCCTGGCACTCTGAGAAAATTGTTATTCCAGAAAATGACGAAACGAAAACTCAATAAAGTGAACAAATAATCTTGACTTGAAGAGAAAATTATAAGGGGCGGGAAAAGTGtttcaaaaaatatttgtattttgacTTCTTTTTGTTAAATCTTTTCACTCCgatcgtttttttttagttttttgagcacttaaaatacaaaaacctCGACGGTAACAAGTTTTGGTAAATGTTCTTTAGATCCGTAGATCCTGCAACTGTGCACGTCCTTGCATAGCTCACCTGCAGATGGCACTCTGACTGTAGGCGGGTCCCTCGGTCACCGACAGCGCCTGCCCCACTTGGGTCTGGGTGAGGCCCAGCGACAGGCGTCGCAGCTTAAAGGCCTTGGCAAACTCCTTGATTTCGTCCAGGTCGATGCCGTCGACCACATTGGTGGTGGCCTGGTTGATGGTCGGCTCATCTGTGTGCCGCAATACGAGAACGAGAGATTCCAATTAGTGCATGCCAGCGGGGGGCAGGTGGGGTGCGGGAGTAGGCACTTAGGTCTAGCTACTAAACGGTAAATCTACAGCTAAGCCTTGCCGCTGCTAGCCAATGACAGCATAAATTGCTGCCGTGTCGAGAGTCTTGCGAGTAATTACAGTTAATTGCGGtaattgcaaaatattattacaCTGCAAttggcccagacccagagccagagccagagccaaaccCATGGCCAGGTAACTCAGTTACCGCCGCACAGGATGAGTACAGAGAACTCTTTGCCAAGTTGTTCTTGTCTATTAGGGAAAGTGCGAAAACTTATTGCCTTTATCtgcttaatttgtttgcctggAGAACGGGTAGCAATCAGAGCAGGAGACTTCAGCGAGCAAACTACTCGACtagaattttgatttatttattaatgatATGCAAGAAGCAAGAGACAACGATGCCTGCCATGTGTCTGAAAGCGCTGCAAGGATGGGGAAAGCGGCAACAACGGCAGAAGCGGCAGCCAGATGCAACGACAgcctgactgctgctggtgctttaGCGGTAATTAAGATGCGAGAATGGATTGAAGGaggagccaccagccaccagccaggcagcatcctttgccttgccttgccgtAACTCAAGCTGTCGTCGCAGCTTTGGCTGCTTTGTGTTGCTCCTTGTTGTTTGGCTTCGAGAGTGAAATATGTCATTAAATGCGGAAAACATCTTAAGTTTTTGTATGCATCAATTAGTAGTAATTAAGCCGCATATTGTCTGCAATTTGTATGCGCAAACGATCCGTTGTAGCAATCGAGACGGCTCTaggtagttgctgctgccacagtccCCCAGTCCCCCAGTCCTAgtcccagcctcagcctcagccccagtcccaggctCCATCCTGATGGCCTGCCTCTAATGGGTGCCAGGGGTTTGACTTgttttccttgttgttgttgctgctgcctctgatgCTTGTGCcgattgcatttttaatgcagcTAAAAGTTTCAATTAAGGCTTTGCCGATGGTGTGGGAGGAGCCACGCTGATGGGCGCCTCCAATCTAATCAATTCAATATTCTCAACACCCAGAGACTTGCCAGCCATAATCCGGGCCCCAGCTAATCCCAAATGAGTTACGACAGGACACAGTTTTATAACTCAGCCTCCAGCTCGGAGGCAGCCTCCGCATTTGTCTCCCTGCTCGTCTCAGCCTTTTGTCTCTCAGTGCTCGTGTGTCTCTTCGCAGCCTAATCCAATGCCAGATGCAGAGCGTGACAACTTCAACGCTGCTGCTAATTTGCCCAACACTTTCCTTTCCGTCTGACATCTCGCTGACAACTTTTTGGGCCatgcactcgcactcgcacaagttttgttttggttgcgCACCTAATCCCCGGGCAGATTCCCTTCCCTGCTGCATCAATTATGAGCATCTCCCCCCCAAATGTCTTGAGAAGTCGTGTAAATGCACAGCAAAACTTTGGCGCTCACACGCGGCTACAGGCAAGGGCGGGGGGAGAGCGGCTTGAggttgattttcttttgcaaaattacataaaatgcAGTCAACTTTGTTTTGGGCTGGCTTTTTGCCACTGCCTAAAACTCTGCCAGCTACAAAGTTCGCCTTTTTCGTTAATTAATGTTGGGCCAAGAGTTTTTGGCGCCCTTGCTCATATCATTCATGCGCCACGTTGCACACAGcgaggggcagcagcggcaggcactTGAAACATCTAAACATCAAATCAGGCCAATTCGGTGGCCAATTATaggagctccagcagctgccacttcAACTTAACACTCGAATTTCCGGCATGGCTGAGGGCTATTCACGTTGAAGGATGCGCCAGCCACGACCCAAAATTGACCCACAATTCTAATGCTAAGCTAACTTATgaatacatttgtgtgtgtggaacatAGAAAGAGTCGATCTTTACTCACTCGGTGAATCCATCAGCAgatcgttgtcgttgtcgcatTGGGCATTGGGCGACAGCTGTGGCGGTTCACTGCGCGACGACGGACTCAGCTTGAGGGGCTGCATCAGATTGGCACTCGATGTGGATGGCCCCGGGCCGGGTGAGTCCTCTCGCGGCGAGGCCGATGAGGCACGCGTTGCCGTAGCCGTCGGCGGACCCAGGGACTTGGTGATGGTCAGCTCTCCATTGGAGGCATTGAGTCTGCAGTGGAGGGACACATTTTAGCTTTGGCAATTCCTTTCAAGAGTTTCCTTTCGCTcacctgctgatgctgctaaGTACATTGGCCGTGGAGCTGgcggccgctgctgatgctgccgtcCCACAGCTGGTCGATGTGCCGCCCACAGAGCCGGCGCTCAGGCTTGGTCCATTGCCCAGATAGTCCCGCTCCAGGCGTGGCGATGTGCCCATATTGAGTGGGTGGCCGGGCGGCGAATGTGTCCGGAACAGCGGTGATGTGTAGCCTCTATCGTTGGTGCTGTTGGCGCTGCTCGCCGATGTGGAGGTCGGTGGCGTCAGTCTGCCCGCGGGCATGCTGCCGCCGACCCGCTCATGCGTCAGATGATGCGGCACTCCGCCCGAGCTGGACGAGACGCTGGCCCGCGTGGCCGTAGCCGTCGGAGTGTGCGAACGTCTCTCATGTCGCTCGTGGCGGTCATGCCGCTCGTGTCGCTCGTGCCGCTCGTGCCGGTCGTGACGGTCGTGCCGATCGTGCCGCTCGTGATGATGGCTGAGATTCATGCCGGTCGAGGAGGCGCCACTGGCGGACATCCGGCCGGGACTGTGCTTGGGGGAGACCACACGCAGACTGTGCCCGAAGTGATGGCGTGCCAGGGCAGCGGCTGGCGGCGGTATTGGCGGCGAGCTGCTCGAACTCAGCTCCAGCGGCTTCAGATCCATCTGGGGCGCCGTCAGCTCATCGGGATGCCGCAGGCTGATCTGTGGATGCGAGGAGGAGACCGCTGCGGATCCCTGTGGTGGCAGATGATGGTGCAGATGCGTCTGCGTCTCCGGTTTGAtgtggagttgctgctgcagcaggaatGCAGCGCcaggcggtggcggaggcggaCCCTTCGAAGGCAGGCCAGGACTGCCGCCGCCCGGCGATCCTGCTGGAGGTGTACGCTCCGCTGAGCGTCGCAGATCCGCGGCCAAATGGGCATGTGGCAGGTGACCaattgccgctgcagcagccatttggtgttccctctccctttccctctcccgctcccgctctcgttccctttccctttcccgctgctgctgctgcgcctgctgctgctgctgctgctgatggttgGCCGCCGCTGCGGCAAAGAGTTCCGGATGCAGCGCcgtcagcagctgctgcacgcCCGTCGAGAACAGATTGGGCTTGAGTAAATTCGTGGGTGTCTGTGCCAGTTGGGGCAACGCTGTGGCATGCTGCAGTGCAGCCAGCGATGGTGGCAGCAGGTCCCGCTGCTGTTCCCGCTGCTGTTCCCGCTGctgttcccgctgctgctgctgctgctggtagctgGCGTAGGCGCCAAAAGCATTGGGCAGAAACTGCTCCGTGGTGGGTATCTGCGGACTCACGGGAATCGTGAGTATCGTCTGCACGGCAATACCTAGcaggggggtggggaggggaggggaatGTGTTAgttattttgtaaatatttcccGGCTTATGCCGTGGCAGGAAATTGAAAGTTTCCCTCTAATCGCTTTAGCGAGTCCTTTTTTGTGGCCTCCCCCCCGTGCAAAAGTCAAATCAAGTCAACTACGATATTGATGGAGcacacggacagacacacacacacacacacaactataAGTAGTCCTTACCTTGCGCCGTGGGTATGAGCAGCTGTGCCCCTTGCACGCCCTGCACCAGCTGCCCGGAGGCGAGTATCAGTTGCGGCATTTGGGCGCTGGCTGGTGGCGCCTGCAGGGCTGGCGGTGGCGATGCGGTCGCCGCAGCCAGCACATTTGCCAGCGATGTGGCATTGAGGGCGTgcggggagctgctgctgctgggattaTCCGGATGctggctggaggaggaggcattGCCGCCACCCGAGCCACAGCCGGAGCCAGTGCCGCAGCCCGAGGcggagttggagttggtgttgccgccgccaccgccgccgttGGCCTTTGACGTCTTGTGCTTGCTGCcattgtggcagctgctgtgggGTGGCGTGCcccccgctgccgctgccgctgccgttgctgatgtggctgctgctgcagctgctgctgctgctgccacaggcTCAGCACCACCGACGCTTAGATTCAACGGCGAATTGAACACGGAGGCAGCTAAGCCCTGAAGACTTGCCAGTGCAGCCGCCGTGGCagcaggatgatgatgatgatgcccatGATggggatgttgctgctgctgctgctgctgctgcagcgtggccaaattttgtaatttttgcaaatttatcATGTCTTGCACTGGAGGAGATTTAGAAGCAAaagtcacacacaaaatgttgtcaTTAGTTTTTCGGGCAGCTAAAACTCTTTGCCAaagaggggaggggaggggaggggacaCGGGAATGAACACTAATTGCCAGTTTACTCTTGGTTGGCTTTAGAGCGGGGGTTGTGGGCTGGGTTCATAAATGATTGCCTCAGAGTTGGAAAGCTGCAGCTcagtggcaaaagcaaaagcaaaagcaaaacaagcgCCCAAATGTCCACAAATTGTTCAACAAAAGAGGGGAAATTATACGAAAAATAAAGGGGAAAGGAGaactctctggctgctgcgcgCTTTCCATCTCGGACTGTCTGGATTGTGTTTgggttggtttttggctttcgaTATGTACTCACTAGTTCCATTCAGATGCGCCGCAAAGGCCTTGGCTTGGGCCTGCTCCTCGCGCCGTAGACGCAACGCCtccgctgcctgctcctcggCATCGACATCGGCGTCGCCATCGGCATcgtccgcatccgcatcctcatccgcatccgcatcgaGTTGCATGGGCAgcggcatgggcaggggcagggccagcgGCGAAGTGGGCTGCTGGTTGGCCAGGGAGGCAGCCTTGGCAGCCAGATTCTTGTAGAATTCCAGCTCCTTGACGTGATCCTTGGTGTCGTAgggggagtgggaatgggagtggTGGGAATGGTGGGAATGGTGGGACTGATGGGAGTGGTGGGAGTGTGGCGGGGGCGAGAGCAGGGCGTGTACGTCCGTGATTTCCATATCATCATcgatattgttgttgtggttgttgttgttgttgttgctgccactgttgctgtggtggctgtggtgatggtggtgcaGGGAGTGGCCGagactgttgctgccgctcGGCGAATGGATCTTGTGGCAATTGATCTCCTTGTCAAAGTCCTGCAAAATCgaacaaacattttattgttgtaattaattgttgtgtgtgtgggttgtggcatgccacattcaatgtaaatatattttgtgtacatttgccaaccccaaccccattgAGCAACTGCGAGCAAATCACAATCGATGGGAAATTCGCTGgctaaaattcaattatatattttcataattaatgcaTTGTCAATTGTTTGCCACGCCCCAACCCACTCAGCCCCTTAgcccttttgtttgctgattgGATTATTGGCTGACACTTTCGCACTCGTattacatttcatttgtgtCAATTGCGGCACAGGAtgttcacacacacaggagcaggagcggcgCGTTAataagttaatttaatttctgttgtAATTGTCAGCGCACTTGCAttgtttgctggcattttgaTCTGTGCCTCGGATGAGCTgcgcaatttatgcaaatttaatttgctcgATCCCCGGGAAttacaattatatttttgggggCGACAAGTGACATCGATATTTGGATGATTAGTCACTGCCAGGGCTGTGCCTCCTCTGCCCTCTATTCAAGCGGTAATTGCTGCACTTTCAATTTAAAGTGCCATTTGGCTGGCTGTTAAGTAAACAGTGGAAAAAATGGTAGAAAAGAAAGCCCTTGGCAAGGTAAACCAATATAATTATTGGCAATTAATGCTGGCGACGGGTGGGCCTGCCCACCCACATTAATGGCAGGACAAACCGTGGCTGTCCCTGGGTCCTTAGACCGGTCCTTGGCTGagcttcaattaaattttatttgcataggaaattaacataattgtaGTGGAAAATACCAAacccaaatacaaaaaaaaacaagaggaaACGCAAAAAATGGGAGAAGGAAAATCGGAAATGGAAGGAGCCCAaggaaaagcaataaaaaaataagcagCAAACGTGTCAGCCGGGcaaaaaaagtgttaaaaaaGAGAGGCAATATCTACATagatatttatgcaaataatatAAAGGTTTTGGTGggtaattaaatggaatttctaATGGGAATTCGAACGAGCCACCATCTGCCGCTGGGGGGAATCTTCCAAAGGTAAAATCAATCATGAGAACGACTCTAAAACTCTGGACATGAACATTAATTAAGGCACTtgataaatttcatttgcaaacgTGCAgtaaatacattaaaaattgACATTTACTGGCGCCCCCGCGTCAGCCACTACTTAAACAGTTGCAACACTCGGCCGCACCGGTCGTTGCGGGTGCGGGGGCAGAAGAGTCTAgtaatagcagcagcaggaccaagGCAGGACTCCTCGTTGTTAGCTGGTCGCTGGCCGTTGAAGTAAGTTAATGTCATTGAACAGCAAATCGAACTAAATTTATGACACGCCGAGAACACgagccaagagagagagtgcccgCCAGGGGGAGAGGGAAtgaaaaaatgaatgaaaatgcaaaaagaaagccaCGTTAATGtcgtcctgtgtgtgtgtgtgtgtgtgtgtcctttatGCAAACAGGCGGCAAACAGACGGCCGCTGACAGCCACTATATGTGGCACATCCATAGTTGCCACCAAgtggaatggcaatggaaatggaaatggagctgggagctggcagTTGGGTGCAGTGCAATGTGTTGGGCGCCCACTGATGTGCAATGAATTAACTTTTCAACATATTTACCCACGCTCAATTGAATGGGACTTGCCATGGCACTATGTGgaagggtgtgtgtgtgtgtgtgtgtgtgtgtgtgtgtgtgtgtgtgtgttggttctTGGTTCTACCCTACGGCAGCAGTGGCTAAAAGTTGCAACCATAATGAGGCGCGCTgacgctgtcgctgtcgcttgGGCTTTTGTCTTTTTATGCCGTTCTCGCAAATGAGCGGAAATTAAAAACTGATTTGGCATTGGGGCAGCaccacagagcagagagggagagagagagtggtgtTGGGTAGATGTACTCAGAAAGATTATCTAGAGCACAATGGGCGAGCAGATCCGTGAGGCAACCAAAACTTTCCCTAATGTGAGGCAAATACTTGCCCAAATGTTAGGCAAAActtacaacaaaaactgttGCCAATTAGCAGCTGATCAACGCGTAGAACTTGCAAGCAAACGAGTTGGTTTATGCAACATAATTGCACTTGAGCTTAgcgcagtttgtggcagcATAGCGGAGAGATACCCATGCGCTGCTTGCCCCAAAACGTGTCGTGgcatgtatctgtatctgctgcaCGGCAGTAGTCGTGGTCAGCCTGTACAATCGTATGCAAGGCAAGTGCCAAGCACTCCAGGACCAACACCCCCTAGCCCCTCAATGGCTGCCGGGCTGCTGCCACCCAGGCCGCCTGCAAAATCGAACGGACGGGACGGCACAGCGCTTTTCTTGCTTCGTTTTGTGCTCGagtcaaataaaaaatgagccaaaaaatagaaaatgaattgaattattgcaaaagagagagggagagggagagagagcgtcgGAGGGGCAGGAGGCTGTGCACCCATGCCCAAGCGTGATGGTGGGGAATGGGTGGCACTTGACAGCCTCGAATGTGATAAGCAAAAGCCCCGGCTCGAAATGGGAAATGCGAtggcagcttttgtttttcttcttattatgctgccgctgtctcGCTCGCTCATATGCTGCTCTCCCTTCCACCTAGCAGCCAACTCCttcatcctgctgctgctgcctgccgctcctgTCTGTGTTTTTTATGTAGCATGCTTTTGAGCGCGACGCGAAATTATAATTCACACATGTGCCCCATGCCAGAGGGGAgtggggatgctgctgctgctgctgctgctgctgctgctgctgctgccactggggTGCTCGCCCCATTTGCATGAGAGgtttggggcaggggcatggggctgtaaaaaaatgcaattgccaAAAAGTAGCCggcaaaaagaaagcgaaaacgaaaacgaaaacgacgACAAGGATGACGACGGCGTCGACGAACGGTTGCGttgcttgtttgctttaattgcAAATGGCATTTTTTCGTTTGGCCAGGATGAGGCCACGGGAAGGACATGCCATACACGTTACAagctgaccagcagcagcagcagcagcaccccaaCAGGagcaccaccacctccaccaccaccaccctgCCGATGGAGCAAGGCTCATAAATTGTCGAAAAATATTTGTCTTGTTCTATTTTTGGTCAACCAACGCCCCAAACGATGCAGCAAGGCAGCGGCCGCACAGCGGCCAACAATATGCTTTTTGTGCCACCACGAAGCCCCAGCACCACGTCCGTGCCCCAGTCTGTGCCACCAGCCATGCCCCAACCCAACAAGCCCGAGCGCCTTTTCTGTTCGTTGTGTTGCGAGCAAACATTTATGAGTTGGCT from Drosophila subobscura isolate 14011-0131.10 chromosome E, UCBerk_Dsub_1.0, whole genome shotgun sequence includes the following:
- the LOC117892686 gene encoding homeotic protein female sterile isoform X5 — protein: MAEGCEDSAGAAETTTSQYTTTLDKMLGTVLPCEAAIGATPGGSGGVNSNTSGGGGGGNGGGGGGSNNNANNIVKREFCDGSLMPGAGASVNNNNCTTNNNNNNDNNSNNNNTKIQSLICTGSSSNNNGSHSNNNNSNKNISSSSSSSSSSCSSSSSSSSSATSTHTSCTTTAAVVPSNSSTNANKSPGSPYSQLGMGMGTGTGASPLREASPLAGRSRSPLMHATTAAQSPCSIGGAVAPGSPPSASSNSSSHVLTLNIKTESDFDKEINCHKIHSPSGSNSLGHSLHHHHHSHHSNSGSNNNNNNHNNNIDDDMEITDVHALLSPPPHSHHSHQSHHSHHSHHSHSHSPYDTKDHVKELEFYKNLAAKAASLANQQPTSPLALPLPMPLPMQLDADADEDADADDADGDADVDAEEQAAEALRLRREEQAQAKAFAAHLNGTMQDMINLQKLQNLATLQQQQQQQQHPHHGHHHHHPAATAAALASLQGLAASVFNSPLNLSVGGAEPVAAAAAAAAAATSATAAAAAAGGTPPHSSCHNGSKHKTSKANGGGGGGNTNSNSASGCGTGSGCGSGGGNASSSSQHPDNPSSSSSPHALNATSLANVLAAATASPPPALQAPPASAQMPQLILASGQLVQGVQGAQLLIPTAQGIAVQTILTIPVSPQIPTTEQFLPNAFGAYASYQQQQQQREQQREQQREQQRDLLPPSLAALQHATALPQLAQTPTNLLKPNLFSTGVQQLLTALHPELFAAAAANHQQQQQQQAQQQQREREREREREREREREREHQMAAAAAIGHLPHAHLAADLRRSAERTPPAGSPGGGSPGLPSKGPPPPPPGAAFLLQQQLHIKPETQTHLHHHLPPQGSAAVSSSHPQISLRHPDELTAPQMDLKPLELSSSSSPPIPPPAAALARHHFGHSLRVVSPKHSPGRMSASGASSTGMNLSHHHERHDRHDRHDRHERHERHERHDRHERHERRSHTPTATATRASVSSSSGGVPHHLTHERVGGSMPAGRLTPPTSTSASSANSTNDRGYTSPLFRTHSPPGHPLNMGTSPRLERDYLGNGPSLSAGSVGGTSTSCGTAASAAAASSTANVLSSISRLNASNGELTITKSLGPPTATATRASSASPREDSPGPGPSTSSANLMQPLKLSPSSRSEPPQLSPNAQCDNDNDLLMDSPNEPTINQATTNVVDGIDLDEIKEFAKAFKLRRLSLGLTQTQVGQALSVTEGPAYSQSAICRFEKLDITPKSAQKIKPVLERWMKEAEESSHWNRYKSGQNHLTDYIGVEPSKKRKRRTSFTPQALELLNAHFERNTHPSGTEITGLAHQLGYEREVIRIWFCNKRQALKNTVRMMSKGMV
- the LOC117892686 gene encoding homeotic protein female sterile isoform X1, whose protein sequence is MAEGCEDSAGAAETTTSQYTTTLDKMLGTVLPCEAAIGATPGGSGGVNSNTSGGGGGGNGGGGGGSNNNANNIVKREFCDGSLMPGAGASVNNNNCTTNNNNNNDNNSNNNNTKIQSLICTGSSSNNNGSHSNNNNSNKNISSSSSSSSSSCSSSSSSSSSATSTHTSCTTTAAVVPSNSSTNANKSPGSPYSQLGMGMGTGTGASPLREASPLAGRSRSPLMHATTAAQSPCSIGGAVAPGSPPSASSNSSSHVLTLNIKTESDFDKEINCHKIHSPSGSNSLGHSLHHHHHSHHSNSGSNNNNNNHNNNIDDDMEITDVHALLSPPPHSHHSHQSHHSHHSHHSHSHSPYDTKDHVKELEFYKNLAAKAASLANQQPTSPLALPLPMPLPMQLDADADEDADADDADGDADVDAEEQAAEALRLRREEQAQAKAFAAHLNGTMQDMINLQKLQNLATLQQQQQQQQHPHHGHHHHHPAATAAALASLQGLAASVFNSPLNLSVGGAEPVAAAAAAAAAATSATAAAAAAGGTPPHSSCHNGSKHKTSKANGGGGGGNTNSNSASGCGTGSGCGSGGGNASSSSQHPDNPSSSSSPHALNATSLANVLAAATASPPPALQAPPASAQMPQLILASGQLVQGVQGAQLLIPTAQGIAVQTILTIPVSPQIPTTEQFLPNAFGAYASYQQQQQQREQQREQQREQQRDLLPPSLAALQHATALPQLAQTPTNLLKPNLFSTGVQQLLTALHPELFAAAAANHQQQQQQQAQQQQREREREREREREREREREHQMAAAAAIGHLPHAHLAADLRRSAERTPPAGSPGGGSPGLPSKGPPPPPPGAAFLLQQQLHIKPETQTHLHHHLPPQGSAAVSSSHPQISLRHPDELTAPQMDLKPLELSSSSSPPIPPPAAALARHHFGHSLRVVSPKHSPGRMSASGASSTGMNLSHHHERHDRHDRHDRHERHERHERHDRHERHERRSHTPTATATRASVSSSSGGVPHHLTHERVGGSMPAGRLTPPTSTSASSANSTNDRGYTSPLFRTHSPPGHPLNMGTSPRLERDYLGNGPSLSAGSVGGTSTSCGTAASAAAASSTANVLSSISRLNASNGELTITKSLGPPTATATRASSASPREDSPGPGPSTSSANLMQPLKLSPSSRSEPPQLSPNAQCDNDNDLLMDSPNEPTINQATTNVVDGIDLDEIKEFAKAFKLRRLSLGLTQTQVGQALSVTEGPAYSQSAICSSALAAQMYAAQLSTQQQNMFEKLDITPKSAQKIKPVLERWMKEAEESSHWNRYKSGQNHLTDYIGVEPSKKRKRRTSFTPQALELLNAHFERNTHPSGTEITGLAHQLGYEREVIRIWFCNKRQALKNTVRMMSKGMV